In Terriglobia bacterium, the following proteins share a genomic window:
- a CDS encoding phage tail sheath subtilisin-like domain-containing protein, producing the protein MASTYLSPGVYVEEVPPLARPIAGVGTSTPGFIGVIPDTIELPALPQKTDAPALIAQGYKFVDFAVPAPAAQPYFISSWMQYTKLFGDYTGDSTAAATAVANPAVNAGQQHLAHAVFGFFDNGGTGCYVCRIASEGDLNNALRAFAAIDAIAMVAAPGLTGSTNYSALISHCTNLQDRVAILDPVSTDAGTAFASGDFTGLENPTTANPPGLRPPDSDSAAFYFPWVQVFDPASSLIQSKQTPPGNGLIYVPPSGHIAGIYARTDSTRGVYKAPANEPVLGATGLRWALGKADQDQLNPPGVNLIRSLNGAIRVWGGRTVGGDANGNFKYISTRRFFDFLRKSIDQGTQFVVFEPNGPALWQRIVRSVSDFLLNQWRTGALFGDTPKQAFFVKCDADTNPPEVREAGQVVTEIGVAIVKPAEFVIFRIQQMTGG; encoded by the coding sequence AGCACACCCGGCTTCATCGGCGTGATTCCCGATACCATCGAACTGCCTGCTTTGCCTCAAAAGACCGATGCGCCGGCGCTCATCGCGCAGGGCTACAAGTTCGTTGATTTTGCGGTGCCGGCCCCGGCAGCTCAACCGTACTTCATCTCCAGTTGGATGCAGTACACCAAACTGTTCGGGGATTATACGGGCGATTCCACGGCGGCGGCGACGGCGGTTGCCAACCCGGCCGTGAATGCCGGTCAGCAGCACCTGGCGCACGCGGTGTTCGGATTTTTCGACAATGGCGGCACGGGCTGTTACGTTTGCCGTATCGCCTCCGAGGGGGACCTCAACAACGCGCTGCGGGCCTTTGCGGCGATTGATGCCATCGCCATGGTGGCGGCACCCGGCTTGACCGGGAGCACGAACTACAGCGCGTTGATCTCACACTGCACCAATCTTCAGGACCGCGTGGCCATCCTGGATCCGGTCAGCACCGATGCGGGGACCGCCTTTGCCAGTGGTGATTTCACCGGCTTGGAAAACCCCACGACCGCTAATCCGCCCGGCCTGCGCCCTCCCGATTCCGATTCGGCCGCGTTCTACTTCCCCTGGGTCCAGGTTTTTGATCCCGCCAGCAGCTTGATACAGTCCAAGCAAACGCCGCCTGGCAACGGGTTGATCTATGTGCCGCCCAGCGGCCACATTGCAGGCATCTATGCGCGGACCGACTCAACCCGCGGCGTCTACAAGGCGCCCGCCAACGAACCGGTCCTTGGCGCCACCGGATTGCGATGGGCCCTGGGCAAAGCGGACCAGGACCAGCTCAATCCCCCCGGGGTCAACCTTATCCGGTCATTGAACGGCGCCATCCGGGTCTGGGGGGGGCGCACCGTCGGCGGCGATGCGAACGGGAATTTCAAGTACATCAGCACGCGACGTTTCTTCGATTTCCTGCGAAAGTCCATTGACCAGGGAACTCAGTTCGTTGTGTTTGAGCCCAACGGGCCGGCCCTGTGGCAACGCATCGTCCGGTCGGTCAGCGATTTCTTGCTCAATCAATGGCGCACGGGGGCGCTTTTTGGCGATACCCCCAAGCAGGCGTTCTTCGTCAAATGCGATGCGGACACCAATCCGCCCGAGGTGCGCGAGGCCGGACAAGTGGTCACCGAAATCGGTGTCGCCATCGTCAAACCGGCCGAGTTCGTTATCTTCCGAATCCAGCAAATGACCGGCGGGTAG
- a CDS encoding phage tail protein, which produces MARVDPYRNFRFLVEIDGIVQAGFSECSGFGSNVEVIEYREGGDATTVRKLPGKVSYPDITLKWGTTDSRELYDWHLAAVNGQIQRKNGSIILQDDTGQEKVRWNFFSAWPSKWDGPDFNAKGNDVSVDSLTVSCERVERA; this is translated from the coding sequence ATGGCAAGAGTGGATCCATACAGGAACTTTCGATTCCTCGTAGAGATTGATGGCATCGTCCAGGCCGGATTTTCGGAGTGCAGCGGTTTCGGCTCTAATGTCGAGGTCATTGAATATCGCGAGGGCGGTGATGCCACCACGGTGCGCAAACTGCCGGGAAAAGTAAGTTATCCGGACATCACTCTCAAGTGGGGGACCACCGATTCACGGGAACTCTATGACTGGCACCTGGCGGCAGTCAACGGACAGATTCAGCGCAAGAACGGTTCCATCATCCTGCAAGACGATACCGGGCAGGAGAAAGTGCGCTGGAATTTCTTCAGCGCCTGGCCCAGCAAGTGGGACGGACCCGACTTCAACGCCAAAGGCAACGACGTGTCCGTTGACTCCCTGACGGTCAGTTGCGAGAGGGTGGAACGCGCATGA